The genomic stretch CGACATAGAGCGCCGCGCCTTGTATGACAGTCAAACGGCCGCCCGGGGATGTCGCGCTCATGCGTGCGGCTCCTGAAGGGTGCGTTGAAATATGAATACGGTCATTGCTTGAACTCCGCTCGATGACGCAGCCAGGGATCGCTGCCAGCCACCTTTATAATCCTCAATAGCTGACAACCTATGTCAGGATATTTTGCCGAGGAACGAAATTGCGCACGAGCCGGCTGGTGTCGATGCTCTTATTGCTACAGGTGAGAGGCCGTGTGACTGCGCAGGCGCTCGCCGACGAGTTCGAGGTCTCGATCCGCACCGTCTATCGCGACGTCGAGCAGTTGGGTGCGGCGGGCGTGCCGGTCTATGCCGACCGCGGCCCCGGTGGCGGCTTCGCGTTGCTCGACGGCTATCGCGCGCGTCTGACCGGCATGACCAGGGCCGAGGCCGAAACGCTGTCGATTGCGGGTTTGACCGGCGCCGCGTCCGACCTCGGTTTGTCCGAACAGTTGCACGCTGCGCAGTTGAAGCTGGTGAGCGCGCTGCCCGATGCCGCGCCGGACGCGTCGCCGATCGGCTCGCGTCTGCATGTCGATACCGTCGACTGGTATCGGCGGCCGGCCGCGCTGCCGCATTTACCGCTGCTGGCGAGCGCCGTGTGGGAGCAAAAGCGCGTGTCGATGCATTACGAAAGCTGGGACGCCGACGGCCAGCGCATTCGCGATCCGCTTGGTCTCGTGCTCAAAGGCGGTGATTGGTATCTGGTCGCGCGCGCGCGCACGCAAACGCGCACGTACAAGGTCGCAGCCATTACGCAACTGACCGTGCTGGACGAATTGTTCGAACGTCCCGCGGATTTCGATTTGCGCGCGGAGTGGACGGCTTCGGTGGCGCGTTTCGAAAAGGGCTTGCTGACCGGCACCGCCAAGTTGCGCGTTACGCCGGAAGGGATGAAACGGCTAGTGCGCCTCGGCGCCGCTGCGCTCGAGCAGGCGCGCAGCGAGCCGTCATCGAAAGCGGGCTGGCTGGACGTTACGCTGCCGGTGGAGAAGATCGACTACGCGGCCGAACAGTTGCTGAGTCTCGGTGCGCATGTCGAAGTGCTGGAGCCGCGCGAATTGCGCGAACGGCTGCGGCGCCTCGCGCGGCGTATTGCAACGCTTAACGCATGACGCAGTAGAACCGCATCAGCCGCGATGCGGTCCCACGATGCCGAGCTTCGCAATGCGCCGGTACAAGGTCGCGCGCGAGATACCCAAAGCCTGTGCGGCGGCGTTCGGCCGCCATTGATGGCGCGTGAGCGCCTCGACAATGCGCGCGCGCTCGTCGCGCGGGTTTTCGTGGGGGGCGGAATTGCTCGATCGGCTTGAACTGGCATTGGCGGTAATGCAAGATAGTCCGTCTGCATGCAGGGCACTGTCGGATCTGAATCGGCGGCTCGGTTCGACTGGCGTGAGTTCCACTGCGCGGACGAGTGCGCCGATGTTGGCGCGTCGGCTCCATTGGCTTACTATCGAATCCCTGCCGCTGTTCTCGTGAGCGGTACTGGCGTAGACCGCATTATTCCGGTCACTCCAGATTCCCAGTGGCACCAGGGATTCGTGCCGTCGAAGTGACAATTTCATTTCCACTCCGAACGAAATAAAGGCGTCCCTTCGCGTCAGTCCGCAATAATTCCGTCAATTCGCATCGCAGACCGCTGTCAGGGCGCGACAGCGGTTTCGGGCCGAAATATCGCACATTTCGAACGTTAGAACACCTGTTTTGCGGCGGTTATAGGATGGCTAGCCCGAGAATTTCTTTTGACGTCGCCGGACGGCCCGCACCACGCCGCTGTTGACACCCGCGCGGCACCTCGTAGGTGACAACTTTAATGTGGTCTACGGTATCAGCGCGCCGTATTCCCGCATGCCGGACCAGGCGGTCATCCCCGAGTTGCAAAAGATTTCCATCAGCGCTTCAGGTGACCACTTGCGGACCAGCGCGGGCCTGAAAACATAGGTCCAAGGCCAGTTCGTACGATTCAGCACCTTCACGTGCTCGCTGGGTTCGTTAAAGCCAACCGGCAGATCCAGGCTGCTGATGATCTGATACTCCTGCGATGTAAGCAATCCTCATCAATCGCTATCGTTCACCCAAATCGCCTTACCGCGACAGAACCTCCTCGAGTGCACAGTAGTCGCCAGCGATTCGGAAAGGCAGAAAACACAGTGACGTTGGCCGCATTTGACGTGTGCTTCTGATTGTCACTGCTCGTGAATCGAAACACACTATTGATGATATATTACATATCAGAGTGCGAGGCATTTTCTTGCAAGAACGTCCCATTACGGAAAGGAATCGCCATGAGCAAGGCATTGGAGGGTCTGAACATTGTCGACTTTGCACACGTGCACGCCGCCTCCTTCGAGCGGCGCGTCTTTGGATAAAGCTCGTCTCGCCCCGAATCGGGACATGCCTGAAACCGACTTTCCCGATACCGGATCTGCGTGCTACGTGCTTGTAGTCGGATGGTGGTAGGAATGTTTATTACTGTGCGAGTCGCACCTTCGTTCCAGGTTCCGCAATGTTCGATCCTTCGCTGTTTGGCCGTCTTTCGTTCACCCCCGCTGAGCTGGCCAAAGACCCATTGCCCCCAGGCCGCAACCGTCTAGGCATCGCTGACGAGCGCGACTCGGTACTGTTCGTGCCGACCGGGCTCGACGCACTTGGGCCGGTACCGCTTTTCGTGATGTTCCATGGCGCGGGCGGCTTTCCGGAGAAGGTTCTGCCTTTCATCGAAGAGCACGCCGAGCGCGACAAGTTCCTGATCCTCGCGCCGCATTCGATGTATCCGACCTGGGACATCGTGGTTGGTGGCAGCGGCCCAGACCTCGATCGGCTGCATCGTGCGCTCATCGAGGTCACTTCCCGCTACCGGATCGATCGCGACCATCTGGCATTTGCCGGGTTCTCTGACGGCGCGAGTTACGCGCTGTCGATCGGCATTACGAACGGCGACATCGCGAGCCACGTGATCGCATTTTCCGGCGGCTTCATGTCTATCTTCACGCAGGAAGGCGCGCCGAAGGTGTTCATTGCGCACGGCTTAAACGACGAACAACTGCCGATCGAGACCAGCGGCCGCGCGAACGCAACAAAGCTGAAGGCGGCCGGCTACGACGTGCAATACATCGAATTCAACGGTTTGCATGCGATCCAGCCGGTCATTGTAGGCATGGCAATCCAATTCTTCCTCAAATAGCGTGCAGGTCGCTGTCGGCCGGGTTGCCGGACGACAATCAGATGGGAGTGTGTTTATGGACTTTGAAATACCGGAATCACTGGTTCACCCCCTGCTCGCGATGATCGAATCCGAATCGCCGCTCGCAAGACAACTGAATGAGCACGGTGTGTGTCACGGCAAAATGCTGGTGTCGAGCAAGCTGTTCGATTCCAAGTCGCTGAATACCCTGTATTCGCTGAGCAAGGCGAATAATGAGCGCGCGCTGATGTTCCAGATGCTTGCGCTCGACAACATCTACAACGCACCGCAGGCACGCACGATTCCGTCGCTGGATCAGCTTGTGCCGGGCCTCGTCGCGTATCTGTCGCGCGAGGCGATCGATGGCTGGCTTTACCGCCGCGCCAAGGATGGCACGCTGCTGCCGTGGCTCGTGCGCCGGATGCGTTACGTCGAGCCCGATCAGGGCATGCCGTACGTCGTCGTCGACATGCTGGCGAATACGATGCAGTCGGCCAACTCGGAGCGGACCGACCATCAGATGCGCCTCTCGGGCATGACGACGTCGCTCGTGATCAACCGTCACGACATCGTCAACCGCACGATCCCGGAACTGCTGGCGGAGTTCGGGTTTTACAAGGAGTGCGCGGAATTCAAGCTCGAATACGAACGGCACGCGCAGCGCTTCCTTAAGTTTCAACCGCGCTTTGGCGCGCAGTTCGTCGTCTCGAAGGCGGCTTTCACCGTCGATGCGAAGGGTGTCGCCGAGCTAACGCGCATCGTCGACGGCGTGAGCGCGAAGTGCGTCAACGACGAAGAGACGCTGGAACGCCGCTTCCAAATGACGACCGACGCCGATTTCTGGCGCGGCGCGAACGTGGACACTGGTTTCGAAAAGGTCCCGCTGCATTGCTACGTGTGCCTGTTTCATCTGGAGTGGCATCGGAATATCTGGGTGCATGTACAGCACATAACCGAGTATCGATACCAGCCCGAACTGCGCGACAAGCTGGTCCTGCCCAATCATCATCGCGATCTGATCGACATCCTCACGTCGAAAATGAGTGTGTTCGTGCAGGACTTCGTGCCGGGCAAGTCGGGCGGCACGACGATCCTGTGCCAGGGCGCGCCGGGACTCGGCAAAACGCTGACCGCGGAGATCTATTCGGAAGTGGTCGGCAAGCCGCTGTACCGCGTGCATTCGGGGCAACTCGGGACGACGGCGGCGTCGGTCGGCGCGACGCTGTCCGGCATCCTGCAACGCGCGGCGCGTTGGGACGCGATCCTGCTGCTGGACGAGGCTGACGTCTACATCCGTCGCCGCGATAACGATCTCGAGCACAACGCGATCGTCGCGGAATTCCTGCGCACGCTCGAGTATTTCAATGGCCTGCTGTTCATGACGACCAATCGCATCGACGATGTCGACGACGCGATCCTGTCGCGCTGCATCGCAAAGATCCAGTACGAAACGCCGCCTAAGCCGGACGCGATGCGGCTGTGGAAGCTGCTGGCGGAGCAGTTCGGCGCGGACCTCACTGATGATCTGATCGAAGCGCTGACGAGCGCGTATCCGAAAGCGAGTGGACGCGACATCAAGGAACTCCTGAAACTTACGGCCCGCTATTGCCGCGCGAAACAGATCCCGCTTTCGGAGGATGCGTTCAGGTTGTGCGCGTTATTTCGCGGGCATGCGTGACGGGGCGTGCGGAAATGGACGGGCACGCAGCCTGATCGCCAGCAGCTTGCAATTTAACGCCGCTAATGGCCGACGCCCTCACTGATGCGAAAAATCAGTTGCTCGCCGTCAGGAAGAATCTCCGCATTCGGACAAACTCCTGGACCTGCTGGCGGCAGGCGCCGCGCGGAACTCGCAATCTAGTGAACCGATTGATGGTACTTCAATGCAAGCAATGGCTGCTGCTGCGGCGTCAAGCTTGATCAACATGGCAAACGGTATTGGGTGGACGGACTTGGCTCTGTCAAAGTTTAACAACAGCCGTTATACGTCGTTGCGCTCGATGCCCTGACGTTGCGGTCATTGCGATCGTGACGATGCACCGCGCTGCGCTGTCTTCGTGGTTCGTTGGCGAACTGTTGCACGAAGTTGAATCGCTGGGCGCGGTCGCCGAAGAACATGGCACCGGCGCACTGGCGTTCCACTTCTATTCGCTCGCCGCGCCTCGAGGCGCAAGCGGCAGGCGGACCTGGAACGTCGTACGGCCCGGACGCGAATCGACGCGAATCTCCCCGCCGTGCCGCTGGACCACCGTCTGGTACGAGATGTCGAGACCCAGCCCCGTGCCCTCGCCCAACGGCTTGGTCGTGAAAAACGGCTCGAACAGGTGCGGCATCACTTCCGGCGCGATGCCGGGCCCGTTGTCGGTGATTTCGATCACGGCATCGTTCGCGTCGCGGCCAGTGCGGATGACGATCTCTCCCTTGCCCTCCATCGCGTCGATGGCGTTGTCGATCAGGTTGGTCCATACCTGGTTCAGCTCGCTGCCATACACTACCAGGTGCGGCAGGCTGCGGTCGTATTCCCTGCGCACGGTGACCCCGTGCTTGAGCCGGTGGTGCATGATGGTGAGCGTATCTTCGATGCCGTTGTGCAGATCGACCGCCTGCTGCGGTGCCTGGTCCATGTACGAGTAGGACTTCATCGCTTTGACGATCTCGGAGATGCGCACCGCGCCGCGCCGCGTTTCCTCCACCAGCGAACGCAGCTCCAGGGTTGCCGCGAGCCACCGGATGCCGGCCGCAAACTGTTCCTCGTTCAGGCGGGCCGCAAGCGGTTCGAGGTCCGCGGGCCTGATCCCGATTCGCGCGAGGCACGGCGCCATCAGCCATGGCCTCGCGATGCCGAGCGTCGCCAGCCAGTCGAGAAGCGCGTCCTCGGCCTCGCTCTGCCGCAGCGCGTCGGCGGCGGGGCCGTTCCCCGGTCCCTTGCGCGCGCCGAGGCTGTCGAGCGCGCTCATCGCGTCCGGCGGAATGGTGCTGTGACTGAGCGCGACCGCCGCATCCTTCAGCATCGCGAGTGTTTCGACCGCGCAATCCGCCGTGCGCGCCACCGCCGCCGACGGATTGTTCAGCTCATGCGCGAGCCCGGCCGCGAGGGTGCCTAATGCGGCCAGTTTCTCCCGGTTGCGCACGGTCGCCTCCAGGGCGGTGAGGCGATCGAGGGAGCTACGGAAAATCGACCGGCTGAAAGCCTCGGAGGCCACCAGCAGTTCCTTGAATGCGCGTTCCGAAAGCAGCGCCAGGTGGCCGTCGGTCGCGGCGGCGACCGTGCCCGGAGAAGGCGTACCCGCGAGCAGGGATGCGCCCCCAAAGAAGCTTGGCGCGATGAACCGGTTAGTGGGAATCTGCTTCGCCCCGGAAAACTTCGTGGCCTGGCACTCTCCTTCGAGCACGACGAAAAAGACGGGCTTCGTTTCGCCTTCACGTGCGAGAACCTCCCCCGCTTTTACGTCGACTTCCGTCAGGTGTTCGCCCAGCCACCGCAACCGTTCGTCCGACAGATCCGCGAAGGGCGGCACTGCGCGCAGTTTTGCAAGGTCGATCATAAGGTGGCCAGGTATTGATGAACCAGATGCACGGTGATCGAGCCTTCGCCCACGGCTGCCGCGACGCGCTTGATCGAGCCGGCGCGCACGTCACCCGCTGCAAAGATGCCGGGCACGCTCGTCTCCAGCAGGAAGGGGTCTCGAGCCAGCGGCCAGCCCCGCGGGCGCTTGCCGTCCGTGAGCAACGCGCGCCCGGTCACCACGAAGCCGTAGTCGTCGCGCTCCACGACATTGCCGAGCCATTCGGTGCAAGGCTCGGCACCGATGCAGATGAACAGGGCGCTGGCCGGGACGACTTCGATCGCGCTGGTGTTGACATCGCGCAACGCAATTTCCGATAGATGGCCTTGTCCGTCGACGCTGGCCACCAGGGTATGAGGGCGCACACTGACGTTCGGCGTCTCGTCGATCTCGTCGATCAGGTAGCGCGAGACCCCGGCACTGAGCGACGGGCCACGGCACACGATCACCACATTGCGCGCGTACTTGCAGAGGAACATCGCGGCCTGGCCGGCCGAATTGCTCGCGCCAACCACATAGATTTCCTGATTCGCGCAGCAGGCCGCTTCGGTCATCGCCGCGCCGTAGTAAACGCCCGCTCCGGTGAGACGCTCCACGCCGGGTGCGTCGAGCTTCCGGTACGACACGCCGCTCGCCACCACGAGCGCGTGGCAACTCACCTCCGAGCCGTCGGAAAGGGTGACGAACTTGTAGGGACCTTCCACCCGTGTGCCGACCGCCCGCTGGGTCAGGATGATCTCGGCGCCGAATCGCTTCGCCTGGGTGAGCGCGCGCCGCGACAGCTCCGCGCCGCTCACGCCGGCGGGGAACCCGAGGTAGTTCTCGATGCGGGAGCTGGTACCCGCCTGTCCGCCCGGCGCTTCGTGCTCGATGATGGCCGACTTCAAGCCCTCCGACGCGCCGTATACGGCAGCCGCCAGCCCCGCCGGTCCGCCGCCCACGATCAGCATGTCGTAAAAGGGCGTGGTCGAATGGGTGACGAGTCCGACCTTGTCGGCGATCTGCGCGATCGTCGGGCGGCTCAGCGCAGAGCCGTCCTCGAAAATCAGCACCGGAAGCTGGCTCGCGGCGGCGTCGAGCGAACTCAGCAAGACGTCAGCCTCGCCGCCGCTCGCCACGTCCAGCCATTTGTATGGAATATGGTTGCGCGCCATGAAGTCGCGCAACTGGTGGCCCTGCGGCGACCAGCGATGGTCGATCAGGCGGATCCCCTTGAAAGTGCCACGCCACGTGGTCTGCCAGGCTTCGAGCAGATCGTCGAGCACCGGGTAGAAAGTGAGCTCCGGCGGATGCCAGGGCTTCAGCAGGTAATAGTCGAGCCGAACCTTGTTGATCGCGCGGATCGCGACGTCGGTGTCGGCGTACGCCGTCAGCAGCACCCGCTTGGCTTCGGGAAACAGCGCGATCGCCTGTTCGAGGAACTCGATGCCGCTCATTTGCGGCATGCGCTGGTCGACGAGGAACAGGGCGACCGAGCGGTTCTGCAAGCGCAGCTGATGAGCCGCTTCGAGCGCTGCCTGCCCCGATCCGGCACGCACGATCAGATAGTGCTCGCCGTATCCGAGCCGCAGGTCGCGCGCGACTGCGTCAACCACTTCCGGGTCGTCGTCGACCGCGATGATGACGGGCTTGTCCATGTCGATTGCGGACTCGATAGCGGCGCCGGCCAACGGACTGGACATGATCGAACGCGGGGTCGGCCGGTAAACGGCCGATCTCATGCGGCCCGCCGCAGTGCACATATGTCTCTACAAGCCTAGCACTTTAGTCCGGGGTTGCCAGATCGGTCTTCGCGGACTGCTTTACCGCCTGCTTCACGGCCCGCCTTGCGGCCGGCACTTCCTGCGGGCTTTTGCGCGCAGCGCGTCGGCCCGGGGCCGTCCAGCGGACGCAGCGCGTCACCGATGTGAGGGCTGCATCGTTCGTCCCCGTCGAGATCGAGCGGCAGCTGGAGCGGCGCATCCCTGCGCGCTGCTCCGCGAGCACCGTCGCCTTCGTTCATCGCAGCGCGCAGCAGGGTCCCCTTGTTTTCCGTAAAAAAAGTGACGGTAGGAAATCGAGCGCTAGTGGTTGTTCTTTTGCTATTAAGCCCTACCCAAGGATGAACGAGCGCCGCTGAAGAACCTCGGCGCTGTGTTCGGGAAAGAACTCCGAGCGTGTGCTATTGACCTTTCCATGAGACGCGAAACGGAATTCTCACCCGAGATCCCAGCTTTCCACCTGTTGGCAGCAGAATTGGCGTGGATATCGCATGAACAGTGCACGCGGGAAATGGCGTCGTACGAGAAGGATGTGTACTACTACCGAGAAAGCCTTCCCCGTGTCGCGGAGTCTTACGAGCGATTCAAGGCAAGTTGTGCGAGCGAGGTGGGTGACCGGGCGGTGTCCATTCATCTCGGTGGACAGCGGCCGGTTCAACAAGATCACGATGGGCTGCGGAAGCACGGCGTCTTTTGCAAATGTGCTTGACGAGCATGCTGTTGCGATAGCCTCCAGATAGCTTCAGCATTACCGCCCAACGAGCGGTTTCGACCGTCGCTTCGCGTAATCCGCCGGTGGGCACAATCGTAAATTTTTCGCCAAAACGTCTGTAGCTCTTTGACGAGAAAGGTGAATCCGACTCGGCGCTACTTAGGAATTGCTTTCGCTGAAAGTGGTAAACGTACCTGAAACGTCGTCGCGCGCGGCTGCGAGTTGACGAGAATCGTTCCGCCGTGCCGATTGACAACGATGCGGTAGGCAATATCGAGGCCCAGGCCAGTCCCCTGGCCAACCGGCTTGGTGGTAAAAAAGGGCTCAAACACCCGCGACTGGATCTCCGGCGGAATACCAGGACCGCTGTCAGTGATCTCGACCACCGCGTAGTCTCCCTCACGGCGCGTGGAGATGACAAGATCGCCGCAGCCTTCCATGGCGTCGACGGCGTTGTCGATAATATTGGTCCACACTTGATTGAGCTCGCTACCATACACCTGAAGACGGGGTAGGCTTCGATCGTATTCGCGCTTCACGGCGATGGCCTGAGTGAGCCGGTGGCGCATGATGGTGAGCGTATCCTCGATACCATCGTGGATGTCTGCCTCCTGTTGCGGCGCCTGGTCCATATATGCGTACGACTTGAGCGCCTTGACCATGTCGGAGATGTGCGCTGCGCTGCGCGTGGCTTCCTCCAGCAGCGCGCGCAGCTCGATCGTCGCACCGAGCCACCGCATACTTACGTTGAATTGTTCCGGAACCAGACTTTCGCCGAGCGGAGCGATGTCATCACACACGATTCCGCTCGCAATCAAGCTGGGGGCCACGAGCCAAGGCTTCGCGACCCCCTGGGCAGCCAGCCAATCGCTCAACGTGCTTTCCTGAGCGCTTCTCGCCAGGTCGTCCGGGGGTGACTGTGTCGCCTTGGTACCAGCACGCGCGCTCAAGGCGTGAATGGCTCTGATTGCCTCGTGGGGAATCGAGCTGAGGCTGAGGGCATAGAGCGATTCATTCAGAACATCGCGAACCTCGTTCGCGCGGTCAGCCGCGCGCGCCAGTGCCGCGGCCGGGTTGTTCAGCTCGTGCGCAAGGGCAGCCGCCAGCATACCCAATGCAGCCATCTTCTCTCGGGTGCGCAGCAATGCCTCAAGGTTGGTGAGGCGCTCAGCCGTGGCGCGGAAGATGGTTCTGCTGAAGGAGTCACAGCACGCGAGCAACTCGCGGAGCACCTGCTCGGAGAGCCGGACCAGGTGGCTGTCGGACTCGGCCTTGAGCGTCGTCAACGATGGTGTCCCCGCGAGCAATGGCACCGCACCACAGAAGCTTGGCGCAACGTATCGACGAACCGGCATCTGCTGCCCGTCGATTAGTTTGCTCGCCACAATTTCGCCGTCCAGGATGACAAAAAAGCCGCGAAACGTCTCGCCTTCGCTGCGAAGCACTTCCCCTGCTTTGACGCGCACGTCCTCAACGTTCGCTTGCAGCCACTGCATGCGCTCTTCGGATAGGTCCGCAAAGAGCGGCATCTCGCGTAAATTTTGCAGCGCAACCATAGGTTCACCAACTCTTAGTGAACGAAATACACTGTGCCTTATGACGTGACTGAATTGTGGCCATGAACCCATGGTTTCGCAATGGGCCGATTGCTCTGCCGTCATATCACTAAAAGAAAGCGCTGGTGAGGCTGGGGATTGCAGCACTGGAAGACAAGATCGTCCAGTGCGCGGTGGTCGAAGTGCTGAACGCGATCTATGAGGAAGACTTCTTCGGGTTCTCGTACGGGTTCCGGCCCGGACGTAGCCAGCACGATGCGTGGCGCTTGAGCGCGACGCCGGGTTTTTCAATCGCGGGGCGGGCGCAAAGAGGCTTTCGTTGGCGCAGGCGTCGTGATCCTTGCCGGCGACCGTGGCCGGTGCTGCAGGTCATCCTGCGGATAGCGTCTGCGCTATCTCGTCCCAAGCCGCCGGATGGTTGGCGAGCGCAGGCCCGAGAAGTTTCAGTGGCCGACTGCCGCTCTTAAACGCCCGCCAGCGCCGGTAAATCAGAATCGCACGACGAGCGCTCCCACTGTGACCCGGCACGCAACAGGTGCGACGCGTTGTTGACGCTCACTGCGCTTTCCCTGCGCGTCGCGAAGCATACCGGATAGCGCGCGTTCTTTTTCTCGAGAATGACCTGGCTCAGGAATTCCGCGCTGTACGCTTTGAGCAAATGCGCATGGTGGGCCTCTATGTACGCGGCGATGCGCTCCCGTTCGCCGTCGATGGTTGTGAGCGACGTGAGGGTGCGCTCGTCCCAGCGAAACCGCAGACCCAGTTCCGCGAAAGCGGTGTTGTATGCGCAAAGCTGCGCCTGCATGTCCTGGTCGCGCTCGGTTTCATGTGCGCTCAGGCGCGAGTGGCTCATGATCGTCTCCTTCGGGCGGATGGCTTGCCAGAAGCATAGGATCGGCCATAAATAAACAACTGTTAAAGTTATTGTGACAAACCATAAATGTTTGCTTATGCGCGGAGTGAAGCCGACGCCGGCACGCTGTGCCCTGACTTTCGATTATCCGTTGGACTGACCGCGCAGCAGATCGGCGTCGACGTGGGTGATCTGCGCGATCTGCGTGGCGCCTTCGCCGATCAAGAATTCCTTGAACGCAAGCGCGACAGGGGCAGGCGTTTGCTCTTGCGGTGCACCACGTACCAGTGGAGCATCACCGGAAAGCCTTGTACGTCCGGTACGGCGAGGTGACCGACCTGCAGTTCCAGGCCGATGGTATGCGCGGAGAGGAAGCTGATGCCCATGCCTGCAATCACCGCCTGTTTGATCGTTTCCGTGCTCCTGATCTCCATGGCGACATTGAGCCTGGCGACTCCTCCCGCAAACCCGTCTTCCATCGAATGCCACGTGTCCGAGCCTTTTTCGCGGACGATGAACGGCTCTTTTGCGATCGTCGACTGAGGGATACGCTTGTTGCCCACAAGCGGGTGTCGGGGCGGCGCGACGATCACATAAGGATGAGGCGCAAACGGTTCGTTGCGCGTATCGAGGTCCTGCGGCGGCCGCACCATGATCGCGAGATCGGTCAAGTTGTTCGCCAGCTGATGCAGCAGTTCCTCGCGATTGTGCACCGCCAGGTTGAGCTTGACGTCGTCGTTGCGGCGCACGAATTCGCCCACCATTCGCGGGAAAAAATGGGCCCCCGCACTGATC from Paraburkholderia sp. IMGN_8 encodes the following:
- a CDS encoding FAD-dependent oxidoreductase, giving the protein MDKPVIIAVDDDPEVVDAVARDLRLGYGEHYLIVRAGSGQAALEAAHQLRLQNRSVALFLVDQRMPQMSGIEFLEQAIALFPEAKRVLLTAYADTDVAIRAINKVRLDYYLLKPWHPPELTFYPVLDDLLEAWQTTWRGTFKGIRLIDHRWSPQGHQLRDFMARNHIPYKWLDVASGGEADVLLSSLDAAASQLPVLIFEDGSALSRPTIAQIADKVGLVTHSTTPFYDMLIVGGGPAGLAAAVYGASEGLKSAIIEHEAPGGQAGTSSRIENYLGFPAGVSGAELSRRALTQAKRFGAEIILTQRAVGTRVEGPYKFVTLSDGSEVSCHALVVASGVSYRKLDAPGVERLTGAGVYYGAAMTEAACCANQEIYVVGASNSAGQAAMFLCKYARNVVIVCRGPSLSAGVSRYLIDEIDETPNVSVRPHTLVASVDGQGHLSEIALRDVNTSAIEVVPASALFICIGAEPCTEWLGNVVERDDYGFVVTGRALLTDGKRPRGWPLARDPFLLETSVPGIFAAGDVRAGSIKRVAAAVGEGSITVHLVHQYLATL
- a CDS encoding ATP-binding protein, which encodes MVALQNLREMPLFADLSEERMQWLQANVEDVRVKAGEVLRSEGETFRGFFVILDGEIVASKLIDGQQMPVRRYVAPSFCGAVPLLAGTPSLTTLKAESDSHLVRLSEQVLRELLACCDSFSRTIFRATAERLTNLEALLRTREKMAALGMLAAALAHELNNPAAALARAADRANEVRDVLNESLYALSLSSIPHEAIRAIHALSARAGTKATQSPPDDLARSAQESTLSDWLAAQGVAKPWLVAPSLIASGIVCDDIAPLGESLVPEQFNVSMRWLGATIELRALLEEATRSAAHISDMVKALKSYAYMDQAPQQEADIHDGIEDTLTIMRHRLTQAIAVKREYDRSLPRLQVYGSELNQVWTNIIDNAVDAMEGCGDLVISTRREGDYAVVEITDSGPGIPPEIQSRVFEPFFTTKPVGQGTGLGLDIAYRIVVNRHGGTILVNSQPRATTFQVRLPLSAKAIPK
- a CDS encoding esterase is translated as MFDPSLFGRLSFTPAELAKDPLPPGRNRLGIADERDSVLFVPTGLDALGPVPLFVMFHGAGGFPEKVLPFIEEHAERDKFLILAPHSMYPTWDIVVGGSGPDLDRLHRALIEVTSRYRIDRDHLAFAGFSDGASYALSIGITNGDIASHVIAFSGGFMSIFTQEGAPKVFIAHGLNDEQLPIETSGRANATKLKAAGYDVQYIEFNGLHAIQPVIVGMAIQFFLK
- a CDS encoding ATP-binding protein; protein product: MIDLAKLRAVPPFADLSDERLRWLGEHLTEVDVKAGEVLAREGETKPVFFVVLEGECQATKFSGAKQIPTNRFIAPSFFGGASLLAGTPSPGTVAAATDGHLALLSERAFKELLVASEAFSRSIFRSSLDRLTALEATVRNREKLAALGTLAAGLAHELNNPSAAVARTADCAVETLAMLKDAAVALSHSTIPPDAMSALDSLGARKGPGNGPAADALRQSEAEDALLDWLATLGIARPWLMAPCLARIGIRPADLEPLAARLNEEQFAAGIRWLAATLELRSLVEETRRGAVRISEIVKAMKSYSYMDQAPQQAVDLHNGIEDTLTIMHHRLKHGVTVRREYDRSLPHLVVYGSELNQVWTNLIDNAIDAMEGKGEIVIRTGRDANDAVIEITDNGPGIAPEVMPHLFEPFFTTKPLGEGTGLGLDISYQTVVQRHGGEIRVDSRPGRTTFQVRLPLAPRGAASE
- a CDS encoding ATP-binding protein, translated to MDFEIPESLVHPLLAMIESESPLARQLNEHGVCHGKMLVSSKLFDSKSLNTLYSLSKANNERALMFQMLALDNIYNAPQARTIPSLDQLVPGLVAYLSREAIDGWLYRRAKDGTLLPWLVRRMRYVEPDQGMPYVVVDMLANTMQSANSERTDHQMRLSGMTTSLVINRHDIVNRTIPELLAEFGFYKECAEFKLEYERHAQRFLKFQPRFGAQFVVSKAAFTVDAKGVAELTRIVDGVSAKCVNDEETLERRFQMTTDADFWRGANVDTGFEKVPLHCYVCLFHLEWHRNIWVHVQHITEYRYQPELRDKLVLPNHHRDLIDILTSKMSVFVQDFVPGKSGGTTILCQGAPGLGKTLTAEIYSEVVGKPLYRVHSGQLGTTAASVGATLSGILQRAARWDAILLLDEADVYIRRRDNDLEHNAIVAEFLRTLEYFNGLLFMTTNRIDDVDDAILSRCIAKIQYETPPKPDAMRLWKLLAEQFGADLTDDLIEALTSAYPKASGRDIKELLKLTARYCRAKQIPLSEDAFRLCALFRGHA
- a CDS encoding WYL domain-containing protein; this encodes MLLLLQVRGRVTAQALADEFEVSIRTVYRDVEQLGAAGVPVYADRGPGGGFALLDGYRARLTGMTRAEAETLSIAGLTGAASDLGLSEQLHAAQLKLVSALPDAAPDASPIGSRLHVDTVDWYRRPAALPHLPLLASAVWEQKRVSMHYESWDADGQRIRDPLGLVLKGGDWYLVARARTQTRTYKVAAITQLTVLDELFERPADFDLRAEWTASVARFEKGLLTGTAKLRVTPEGMKRLVRLGAAALEQARSEPSSKAGWLDVTLPVEKIDYAAEQLLSLGAHVEVLEPRELRERLRRLARRIATLNA